The window TAGAAAGCGAAACTGTGAGGACCGTTACAAGCTGCCTCTCGCAAAGCCAAGATAGAATAAGGAAAGATGACGGCTGCAAGAAGAGGTCTGTTTCAGTGCTTCTTGACAGCTGATGTCAGAGTCGAAAAGCTGAAGTGGCTGACAACCGGAAGTTACCAACGCGAGGCAGCAACTATTCCTGTATGGCCTGTGCTTCTCTCATCATAATACCTTGATTGTTTTAGGCCACTCGTGTATCCAAAACGCGTTCTCGTTTTTAACAAATCATCAAGCCCGATTAGCTCAGCTGGTTAGAGCGTCGTACTAATACTGGTACACACCTGTAAATGGTATGCGAAGGTCAACAGTTCAATCCTGTTATTGGGCATACGCTTATGTATGTTTTTTTGTGAGCCTGCTCACtattttccttctccttttgcTTGCCTCAAAATCCACGGCCACTTTTTTGTCGGATatggtggttttgggatgTCATGCTGTCAATGTAGCCATGTGGAGCAAAGCCCATATTTGGCGGACTCTAACCAGGtctggaggaggctgttcTTGCTCACAATAAATTCGGCGCCAGCACGGACCTCATGTTCACGACCCTGAGCTCAATTGACAATTGGACAAGAGACCGATAGCATCGCAATTGGTTTTCGTCTCATGGCCGATTCTTTTGGATTTGGCCGAGGCAGCGCGTCGGCATTGCCTCCCACGGAACCACCATGGCTCCCACGCCAAAAACTACGCCAATTCGCCGGCCCCTGACCTTGAAAGGAGtcgagagaaagaagccTGGGCCAGCGCCGAAACCCTTGTctgagaagctcaaggcgaAGGCCCTCAAGCAGATTAAACGCGTCGAACGAAGCTACACCCGCGAGCGCAAGATCGAAGTATTGCTTTATCTCCTTACCCACCGCGTCCCGGACTCTGGCCCCCGAAAAACACCACGCCGCCGGATTGGCCAGCCCCAAGAAGATTGCTCAACACAACCGGTTGTCGAGAATGAGAATGGAGAACTTGTTTGGTACAGAGCACCCACGTACGCCGAAGCTTCGGACTTTTGGAAGATTCCTACGCCAACGATTcagggatggtgggattCACGGGACAAACTACTCGAGGGGACGGGTATTGAAGTCCCCAAGGTCGGGCCAGGAGGTGTTCCAAAGGCGTTGGAAGGCTGGAAACCACTGAGCCAGCGTTCAACATTTCGAACCAAAGAAGGAATGCAGCAGGAGGAACCAGTGGTGACGGTTGCGAACCCAAATTCGAACGGTGCCACTCCAACTCCCTCGTCATCTGCTGGGGCTTCGTCTGCTGTACCAATAACAACAGCACCGATGACCCCGTCCGTTCGAATCATAGGTCGTGTGAATCCACAACCGCATTAcaaaccacctccgccaGCACCTCGACCATTTGCCCCATTAGCCCCCGCTCCGGCACAGCAAATGCCACCGGCTCAAAATAGGCCAGTGGCACAGGCCCCTCCGGTTCAGACCCCTCCCGTCGCGCCAGCAAATCGGCCGGCAGCCCAACCAGCTCCGCAGCATGCTCCGCAACCCGGAAAACCTGGCCTCCAACCCGCCGCACACCAGGCTCCGGCGTATCCACAAATACCGCCGGCTTTTGACCCTTCAAACTATGTTGTGCTATACACTGGGCCTCATCCCGGACCTTGGAGCTATCCTGGGCAGCATTGCATACCGCCGGGCACGGTGCTGCCCATTGTTTACGCCGGGCAACCAGTCGAGCTCGGGCCGCCATGTTTTGTGACTGTATATCCCGGCCCACCTTCGTCTGCGCTTACGCCGCCAGCTCCGAGTAACATGCACAACCGGGCTCCACAACCGGCCCCGCAAACCGGTCAACATTCGGCAGGTCAAGCCCAAGGCCCACCACAAGCTCCGCATCCCGGACAACAGcaaactccaccaccaccacccggttATCGTCCGCCACACGTATCAAATGGACCTCCGCCTAATGCCCAACCTCCACAAGGGCAAAGACCAACTGGACCGTCGCCGCCAGTTCCATATGTAGGACCGTCAGGATACATCGGCCCATATGCACCACCTGGGTTCGCACCAGCTAACCAAGCCGGTCCACCCCCGCAACCACAGAACGCCGTATCCCAAGGCCGGTCCTCATTACGGACACCAGGTGCGAACACCGGACGTGCCAGCAAGCCGAAGTCTCGAGTCCAGCCGCCTCCGGCCGTGCCCAACGGTGTCAGTACCCAGCTTGAGTCCGGAAATAATGGTCAAACTCCCGTTGCAGCCCAAGACCCATCTGCGGCCGGTTCTACTTCTAGCTCTGATGCGTCTGTCTCTACACCTGCGGAAACTCAGGTAACTGGTTCGGTCGATGTACAACATCAAGACGCCAGCAACGACAAAAATCGGCCCGACAGTCATGTTCACGATCAGGCCAGTGAACCGACGCCCAGCACTCAGGCGCCGATGTCGCCAAGTGGTGATCAAGATGGGGTGGTGCCAGCAAATACTGTCTCAGGGGAGTCAACAGCAATAGATCGAGATTCCTCGTCTGCGGAGGCTGATTCAGAAAAGGCTGCGGCAACGACCCTAGAAGAAACTATGCAAGACCCCACACCACAAGAAGAGACGAACGTCACTCCCACAACGGCTGAAGACGATACcgcgatggaggaggtgctggagcatgtcatggaggaggcgatgaagcAAGAGGCGATGCTGGAAGACtcggctggtggtgagacaCCTGCTTCTTTGTCGGGGTTGTCCTCGCCTAATGATGGCGCGGATGCGACGCGGATGGAAATCGACAGTGAAGAGGCAAAGTACTCGTCACCGTCACAGAACGGGGAGGCGTATGAGACACCGTATGAAACgcctgctgttgttgagactgacggtgatgatgagggtgatgagggtgatgagggtgatgagggtgatgaggatgatgtcaTGGTTGATACACCGCCCGAAGACAATGCACAACCTGCTTCGTCAGAGGCGGAGGCAGTGGAGAGTGAAGAGGAGTAGTGGTCCTGATTAATTTGTAAATAATGTGCTGGATGTGGGTGGTATTTTGTTGTCGTGGAAACACAACAAGTTTAGCGTTGATATTCACTAAAGCGAAAGTGATTCAAGGGGGACTGGGAAAAGGGTAGGGGGAAAGATACCATGGACTGAGTCGCAAGATAATCATAATGACAAAAACTGCCAGAGCAGCACAAAGTATCACAAAACTTCAAAGATGTTGAACTTGAGATTTTACTCAAATTCAGAAACACCATCTCTATCTACCATGCCATTTAACAAGCCATCAGAAAGCTCCCCACTCGCTTTTCTTCACCACACATTTGCCCCAAACCATCCATTACCAAGTCTAAGAAAGACTAGCAAaagccctcttcctcacctccttcttctgcttctcctcctcctcccaattCTCATCCACGAACCCCTTGACACTCCTCTCCTCAATCtgcatccccaccaccctcaacgccGCAATATTATACCCCATCTCATCCTTCTGCTTCCTCAGCGCCTGCCTCAGATTGACTCTGATCCCGTCCAGCATCTGGCGCATCGTCCTGCTGCTGACAATCTGCTTGTGGTGGGTTTTGAGCATGAAAAACAAGATCCTGCAGGTGAGAGGGATGTTCATGCTCCGTAGCGCGAAGAGGTTCAAAAAGGTGAACAGCATCGGCACTGACGCAAAGGGAAGAACCAGAAGCGCATCGTGGAGCGCGGACGCTTTGATCTTGGAGAGGGTGTTCATCACGTATTGCTCCGCCGTGATGTTCCCCAGCGCCATGAAGATGGCGTGCCGTTGCGGCGGCGcaaggttggggttggaagCCTTGGCTACTTCCCACTCTTTCACCACGTTGAGGTCTTCcaggccgagctcgagggcCTCGGCTATTCTCTCTCCTGCCATCAACGTCTCAACCGTCTGTTTTGATGCTGCGGCAACCTCGCGGTTTTCATCCTGGGCGTCGGCGTCTTGCTccagggaggtggtgagcgtAGATTCGTAGAGCTCTTCCAGTTCCTTTTCGCGCTCTTCCTCGAGGAAGATCTGCTCGTCCGTTTCCTCCCATACACGAATAGACTTGTCGTGAGAGGCGGACACGAGGAAGTTACCCGCGTGGGAGATGGCAAGGGCCCAGATCTCCCCGTGGTGGCCGTCGATACGTTGGATTTGCTCGAATTTATCCCCGTCCCAGTATTTGATCGTGCGGTCTTTGGACGCGGAAAAGAAGTGATGTCCGTTGCCGTCCGAGTTGTGGGGGATGAAGGCTACTTGGAGGATCGAGTCTTGGTGACCAAACAAGGCTTTGTGGCAATCGCCGAAATCGAGACCCCATATTCTGATGTTCTTgtcggcggaggaggtgatgattAGTTTGCTGTCGAAGGAGATGTCCATGCTTAAGACGGGGAGTTTGTGGCCGTAGAGGTTGAGGTAGAGTTTGAGGGAGTCAACAAAGAAGACCTTGACTGTGCTGTCGAGGAGAGACACAGCCAGGAGCTTGGAGTCGGGGGAGAATTTCAGACTGAGAATGTCGTCAGATACCTTGAGTATCCTCGACTGGACCAGCTTGAGTTTTGGTGTGGTTCTCGTGGTGCCAAGAACTTGCTCCTGGACAATCTTGAAGTCCCAGAATTTCGCTGCTTTGTCGGCACCTCCTGACACCACAGACTTGCCATCTGGGTGGACTTGTAGCGCCCAGATAGCATGGCCCTCGTGTGCATTCACGCTCTCCAGCAACGCCGCGGAAGCCACATCGTACAGTTggagctctccctccttagttcccaccacaaccaccttGTCACCTGGCAAAAATGCGCAGCAGAGCGCATAACCACACTCAAATGTTCTGATGCAAACTTGTGTCTTTACGTTCCAAATCTTGAGCGAACCATTGGCAGCAGATGCCAGCATTTTGTCGTCCGAGCTGAGTGATAGCGAGCGGACGTCTGTGCGATGGCCTGGGAGATCAACACCCAGTGCCTTGTTGTAATCTGCGACGTCGGTCTTGGACTTGAGCTTGTCCTTTCCAACAATCGTATAGAGCTCCAACAAGTTGTTTGTGGACCCTACAAGTAATTGCAGGTCCTTGCTCCCTTGTTGTATCGCCCAGTCGACTGATCTGACCTTGCCCGTGGTTCGTACGATAACGTGCTGCGCAAACACATCAGAAATCTCGGCCTTGTTGATGTCGTCGgcgccctcatcctccatgTCAACATCGGCACCCTTCTTATCTTTTGCCAGCTtctcctttcttctcttctttttcctggcCAAGCTCTTCTTGACCTCTGATTCCGTCCGTATCCTCCAAACTTCAACGTTCTTCTCGACTCCGTGTACGGCGAAGTAATCCCGGCGGGGGTGGAAAATAACCTCGACTGCGCGCTCTTTGCTCGATCGGTGTAATGTGCCTCTGTCGTGGAGGAAGTTTACTGATTGTGAAAGGTCGACTCGTTGCGCCGAGGCAGCCAGTGCCACGACATCCAATGCCCACACCTTCATTTCGCCATCGTTCCCAGCAGTCACGCAGCCGCTCAGATCCGGCGAAACTCCTAGCGCCCAGCATTCGCCATTGCTTTGCGCAACGTGTGTCTCGATACAGTGGCGGGATGAGAGATCCCAGAGCTTAATCAGTGAATCTTTTCCTGTCGTAAGAAGGAATCCCTCTGCGCCCTCGTTgcccaccgccatcaacgcctgctctccatcttcttcctgcACCACCGGCTCCGGCTCAATGAACCTCAGGCCGGTAACCTGATCTTTGTGTCCTCTCAGCTTGTACTGTCCCACCTCGGCCACCAGATCCCAAACAATAACGTCGGTATCCTTCGAACCGGAGGCCAGGCGCACACCAGTCCTGTCGAAAGCGAGAATAGTGACGGCCGACTTGTGGCCGTTGAAGCTCACTACGGAAGTGGCGATCTTGCTGTCCCAAATGCGAATACTGCCATTTTCGTAGCCGACAGCGAACAGATCGGGGTCGGTCTTGCTTTGCGCGATTGCGGTTACCAGAGCTCTGTTGTTCTCTTCTTTCCAGCGGCTGAGGAGTTCGCCCTTCTTGATATCCCAGACTAGCACCTCCTCATTGGCGGCGACGACAGCTTGGCCGGCGCTGCTTTTCGTCTTGTCCTTGGACGACCAGACAATGTTGGAGCTGCTGGATGCGACGACGCCGAAGGACTTTGATGGCTCGAATTTTCTGAGACGGTTAGGGGTGTTATCGAACAGAGCGATGGTTTCAGACAGATACTTACAGGTAGGACTTGACCATATTTGCGACTCGAGATTATCCAATGCAGGCGCACCTCTCAATCGTTGTGGAATGTCCTTGCGCTTCGAGGGAAGTGCTTGTCTTGCCCAGGACTTTTTTTTGGCGGCGATAAGATAAGAATTGCAAAGGTGAAAACACCGACACTAGCCACACCCGTCGGCAGGGGTTCAGTGGCTGCGGCTCCAGGAATTGCGGGGCAGTAGCTTCAGGGGAGGGGCCTGGTCCGCAGCTTGTCGCAAGCCGAGCAACGTCAGCCTTCCCAGTTGCAACTGACAGGCCCCACTAAAGCTTTCCCccaacttcatcatcaacaccatagCTACCCGTCGAAGCCGAAACCAGGGGACAAGATGTTGCTGCTCGATTACCAGAATGTGCTGATACAAACGGTGCTCACGGAGCGTTTCTCCGGGTGAGTGTTGTCTTGTCTCTACCAATCTCACCGCCAAGCCCCCCCtgaccatcaccgccataGCTAACCAACAATGCGCCCAACACAGAGCACCCCCCGTGTCCATCGACCAGACCGTGTCCGACTTTGACGGCGTCATCTTCCACATCTCCACCCCCGACACCAAGACGAAGATTGTTGTGTCTATGCAAATCCGCTGCTACAAGGACCTTGTTCGTTACGGCGCTGAGGAGCTCCTGGCTGAGGAATATGGCCCGTATGTTATCCCGCCCGAGCCGGGTTATGACTTTTCCCTCCAGATCGACCTCGAGAATCTCCCAGAGGACAAGGAAGCCCGCGATGCGTTGATCATGAAGATTGCTCTGTTGAAGCGCAATGCCATGGCTGCCCCTTTTAAGCAGGCGTACGAGGAGCACTACCACCTgaaggccgaggcggccaagTTCACATCCGAAGAAGCGCCACAGGGTGTCAAGGAGGGCGGGTCCGTGAAGGCTATTCAGTAccgtgaggaggaggcgatcTATGTCAAGGCCAGTCATGATCGCGTCACTGTTATTTTCAGTACCGTGTTCAGGGAGGAGACGGATCGCGTGTTTGGAAAGGTGTTCATCCAGGAGTTTGTGGATGCCCGCCGGAGAGCTATTCAGAACGCGCCTCAGGTGCTGTTCAGGAATGATCCACCATTGGAGTTGCAGGGTGTGCCGGGTGTGAAGAATACCGGCACCGGGGAGATTGGTTATGTTACTTTTGGTATGTCTCGACATAACCGGCGTGGGTTGACATGTGCTAACATACAAACTAGTTTTGTTCCCTCGCCACTTGACTCCTCAGCGTATGAATGATGTTATTTCACATATTCAGACCTTCCGCGATTACTTCCACTACCATATCAAGGCCTCCAAGGCTTATATCCACACTCGGATGAGAAGGCGGACGGCAGACTTCCTCCAGGGTAAGTTCATTCCCTACCACTGTTCCCTTGAGTATCATCCTAACGCTTTATATCAGTCCTCCGGAGAGCGAGACCAGAGAACGAAGAAAAGGAGCGCAAGACAGCGAGCGGGAGAACCTTCAAGGCTGGAAACTAGTTTGTTTGGGGCGTGTTTTGGAGTTGAGCGTCTTTTATGGATGTTGTGTATAGGGTAGAGCAATGCAAGCAACGGTCGGGTGACTAATTTACAGACAAGACCTTGGATCGCTGCTCCTTCCCACATCACTGCGTTACCGCATCAACCACTGCCACATCAACACGTTACCCCTTCATCATGTCAACACACTACCCCTTGGCCACAGTAATCCATTACCCTTTATAGAATTGGCGCATTGCCCCTTCGCCATCTTATCATACCACTAGTTCTAGTCGCTTTGGAGACCCTCacttgtttctttttgacaTATTGACATATCAATACAGGGTAGCGTACCTTGGACATCTTACCTTGTCTTGTCAGGGGCACTTCAACCGTCAGCTGCACTTTCCCTTCTATTCATATCCGGCACTGTAAAATTTGCAAACCCACCAACGCTCTTCGTTTACTCCTCCTTCCGTCTTCGGAATCCCCTCATTTTCACTCATCTAGCCATACCCCTTGACCCAGAGGGCCAGGTTTCACAGCATCCACCTGGCGTGTTACAGCTTCAAGTCGTGCCCACCGCCGGAGCCGCATGTCCGGTATCTCTTCGTTTAGggttttttcctttccttttacttacctacctacctaggtacacGCCCCTCCCACAGTCCCGTCCGCCCCGCCTCGTACTGCCCGTTGCTGCTTGATGCggtgtttgctttttttctggTGAGCACGGCATACCCTagcggtggtgggtggggggcGGACACGACATGCgccctttcccccttccctggCTGACCTATGCTGTGATCCCTTCATGGCTGGAaacctacctatctaccttGTCGGTTTCGCCCGTGCTTTTTGGGCTTGTGGTCGGCGGTCTCCGCGTGAGGTATGGGGTTGTGGGTTACAAAAGAGGGAGGACAAAAAGTTGAGAAAATAGATTAATCTGACccgggagtttggggaggttgaaaGGGGGGAAGTCTCGGTGGACggattgggaaggggatggtggtAATATGACGGGATTGTAGAACTATCTGTTTGATAGGTGGCATGGTGAGGTCATGTTTGGGGTTGTGGATTTGTTTACCTCTATGACAGGAGGTGTGTGTAGAGGGGTGACGTGATGGATAAGATGAAGCTTTAGATCACGTTATTGACAATTGGTAGTCGATCCGGGCCGATCCTCCCGGTTGCCGTACTCTCTCTCGGTCATTCGAAGAACGTTTGGGCGTCATGTCAGCTCCCCTCTCAAGTTTCAgcccccaaactcccccccaTTCCGGAGTGCATTTCATCTGCCGAAACGTGCATCCCCCAGGTTTTGATACTGTCTTGCAACGTCACCAGGTGTGAGTGGGCTCTTTTGCAGCTACCATCTCGATGTCAGGCAGGTGTCCCGGGCTCTGTGTGTTCAGGTGTGTTCCAGAAGGGTGGTGTGATCGCTATGGTACCCAATTACCTCACcactttctctctctcacacacaccaGTGGGTTGGGTATCTGGTGTCCTAGGTTTCGGTCCGGCTAAATCGCTTGATTGCACACACTTCCCGACCAAAGTCTGCCGTTCCCAGGTATTTTTTGTCCAGTCCGGTAGTTTACTGCGTGCAATATAGATTACAGCTGGAAAAACGGCTGGGTCTCGTTGGAAGATTCCGAGACTTCCTTTCGGTCCCGAGCAATATATGGTCGACAGAAGGGGTTGCAGCTGAGGCAGTGCAAAATACTACAGGTCAATAAACCAGCTTGAAGCAAAAAGATTATGCTGTGTCTGAAACTAGCAAGTTTGAGAATTCGAGTCTCCTCGTATCTTTTCGTGGGGGATGGAAAGTGAAGGCGGGGGAAAGTTTCACTTGACTGGTGGAAAATGCATCATCGTGAGGGGATACATAAGCAgataaaaagaaaatggTGCAATCATTTGCTTGCTCAccctcacacacacaccaactTGCCCTGTTTGTGTGTGGGTGAGAAGAAAAGCAGGCTCAGTTGCGTGACCAACCTATTGGACTTACGTCAATCTTATGCCTCGCTCAGCATCCCGCTCTCGAAGCTTGTGATGAGTAGCTACCTTATGTCTCGGACTCGGGAGAATACTCTTATCGAGCCAGTTACAGgcgcccttcttcccctcttcAGCCCTTTTCGTCACGAGCCTTGGCTGGCTAGCTACCAACCTACCCAACTCCATCCAACAGGCTGAActtctcttccccatcccgtGAATGACTCTGACTcgaaccaacccccaccgGCCCGCATCCCGACAGGCAGACTGTCAGACTCCGTACCCGGAGCATCGCCCTGAAAATAACCAAGCGCTGACTTCCACAGCAGCCGACAAGGCAGGTCCGTTGGGTGGTTGGtaactacctacctaggtagatAGCCAGCCCGAAATCCAGCGAACCCGAGAAGAATCAGAACTCGTCATCAGCTCGGTCGGTCGCATCCCTTTGGGACTAATGCATGAGCTCAAGTCTCGGAAGAGGCCTCCACGGGAACAGTCACTACCAAAGATGAAGCTACTGCGAAGAATATCACGAATGCAAAAAAGACCAAGGTACAGAGCAGTGTAAAAGTATGTAAAAGGTGTACTGAAAATTTAATTCGCTGTCCTAGCTACAAGAAATATTCCAAGAGAGTATCGATCGCGGTATCCATATGGTTGGGCgttccagcaacaaccggACCATGTCCGAAAGAAATgtctctcccccttcttccccccccccttcctcctcctctcactATTCAATTCCATATATGTCTGGTGGCCGTGAAAAGTATATccaaaaacgaaaaaaaaaaattgtatagaagaaaagaaaaagcgaAATCCACAATATGTACCCAAATCCGTCAAATCAAGTCCCCGTTTTCTGGCATCGCAAAGAGGGGGTGACTGCTTGTGGGCGATGGTGAACAGGGTCGGGCGTGTACTTCTTGATGCGACcataaaaaaaagaagactGCCCTTTTCTGTCACTCCTACCCAATTGGAGTCCCCCTCCTGCGAGGGATGCAAAGTCAGTTGAGCCATCGCCGTGTTACCGGCGACTCGCTCAGATATGACTCCCATCCCTTGCCGCTGTGTTCCGAcccattttcctcctcggggGGCGCTGCGAAGTCCGGCGGTGTGTGAAAGACAACCGCGGGGAGGGCAGGCCCAAAACATGTTTGTGAAAAATTGGCGAGTGAAGGTGTTGAAGACataagaaaataaaaatcgtTCATGAAGATGGTGTCGTCGTGACTGTGGTGTCCAGGTCGCAGCACGGCTCCGCGTTGCCGGggctcttcctccccgcaaGGGGCTTCCCGCGCAATGTTGACAAGGACAAATGCTCGCCGTTTTCCTTCTCAACCCCAATTTTGTTGTGTAAATTGTGTTGCCAGTCTGACTGTCTGCGAGAGATTTCTCCGCATCGCTGACAGGCCCGCGACGGCGATCCTCCAGTGTACAAAGGAGAAGGAATGATGTCGTAACAAAATAATCAATCCAAATCCGCCAATGTTCGCCGTGTTCCGCCCGCCGACCTCGCAGCAAAAAGCTCTGCTGGAAACAACCCAATACCAAGCGCCATAGGAAATACCATATGAAAAGAGAAGCCGTGTCCGAAATAGTAGGAGAGTAAAGAACATTAATCGTAGAGGAGATGCGTCCAAGAAAAATCAGAAAAGCCAATGCTCGCTTGCTAGTTTTGCCAATCGAAAAGACCAAATACAAGGACAACGCAGAAAATCAGGCTGGGAAAATGtccaaaagagaaaaagaaaaaaaaggcggGCAACTCCTGTTCGCACAAGAGCGCAAAGAAGTAACAAATGTCGGAGAGCGTGAGCTGGTAGATATctgttttgtgtgtgtgtgtgtgtgtgtcgcgGGAGCGGAAGAATTGTAtgtgtggtgggtttgaGAAAAAGTCATCcccgaggaaaagaaaaaccaaaAATGCTGAAAGCGCCCAACGCTATGCATGTCGTGTGTGTTTCATGCAGTGTCATTCGTAGGCCGTGAACCTCGTCTCTCGTGTCGTGTAGTCGTCATCAAAGGTGTTCCATAGCTTATGACCGGTCGTTGCCGCTGGAGGCTTGAGCAGAGTTGCTCTCAGCAATCATCTTGGCAAACGATCGGACGACGTCGCTTGGAACCTGGTCCCAGAGCAGCGACCGAGTGTAGACTTCGGCAGCCGACTGCTTATTGGCATTGCGCATGTTGGCGAGAGCCTCGGCGAGATTGCGTCTGCCCTGGCTCGTAGTCCTTTCGGCACCAGCACTAGGGAGGAAATCTTGCGAGGTCAAGTCATTATATTGCGCAGCCGTAAGCGAGAAGATCTGCTCGTTGGTCTGCTGTTCGGTGGGCCGCGTCAGGGCATCGGCCATCTCACCGAGCATCGATGGTGCGACGTTGTCCACCATCGGCGTGGCAAGCGGGAGCGATGAGCCTGAGGCCTGGGTCCAGCTGGTGCCGGATGGCTGAGGAGCCATCGCAGCGACCCCCGAGGGGGCCTGGCCGCTGACGCCGGCATCCTTGAGCACGTTCTCGAGGAGGGTCGCGGACGCGGCGCGGACATCCTCGGACACGCGGGGAATGCTGGGGGTCGAGCGGCTCGAGAGGACGAAAGcgccgacgaggaagagcaTGAAGAGGAGGCCGCCAGGCTGGGCGGGCTTCTCGGCGTCGGTCGGCAGAGCGATCTCGGGCTTCTTGGTGGAGACGAGCTGCATCTCCTGCTTGACCTCGGCAGTCTGCTCCAAGGGGAACTCGCCAAAGACGGGCATGTTCTCCCAGGAACCATCCATGGTGATGCCGTCCATCTCGTTAAAAGCGCCGGGGAAGCCCGGTGCGTTAGAGGTGGCACCCTCCATGGACTGCACGTGGTTGGTCAGGACGCCGATCTTCTTCCGCAGCTCGCCCGATTCGATCGTGTGCTTGCTGATCAACTCGTCACGCTCTCTCTCGAGGTTGTGGGCATAGGTCTGGTAGTCCTGCTTCTCCATCGAGAGTTTCTCAAGCTCCCTCTGCAGATCGGCGATGGTGTCCTCCAGGGAGGAGATCACCTCGGTGAAAtgcttcttctcatcctcaagaCGCTCAGTGTGAAGCTTCTTGCGTTGTCTGGAATCAAGGCTGTGAAGATGGTTAGTCATTGTTCGCTTGCATGGGGATCGAGGTACATACGCAGCCTGTCTGTTGCGAAGGAGTCGTTTCTGCTgcttgagctccttgatcTCTTGCTCATCGGTGGACTGGGCAATCAACTGATCGATGTTGGTCAAGTTGCGCTCAGCGGGGATGTCGAAGCGTGCGTTCTTCTTCCGGATGCCATCACCCCTCCGCAAGTCGTTGTGAGAGCGGATCAAGGGGCTGGCGGGTCGCGGTCGCTTCAAGGCCTGGCTCTTGACATCGTGGGCCATCCACACGTCCttctggggggaggtgggcaTGGACTGAGGGAGCTGCTGAAACATGGCGGGCTGAGGTCCGGGGTTGCCAAAGGGCGTCGCTTGCACCTGGAAAGGGCTGGGCTTGGGGAACATGTTCATGGGAGCCGAGTCGTATTCCGCTGGGAGGCCGTCAAATGTCTGCATCTGAGGGGTGGCGGATCCAGAGCTGGTCATGGGCCAGGTCTGGTTCGCGTAAACGGCGTGCTGGCCTCGGTCCATCTGcaggaaggggttgttgctcTGAGCGTCAAAGAAGGGGTTGTTCGACGGGACGGCCTGCATGTCCACTTGCTGCCAGCTCTCGGTTTTTGGCGAGAAGAGCGAGGGGGCGACTGCGAAGGAATCCCTTCTGCTATCCGTCATAGAAGGGGAGTTCTCGAAGCCCGAGTCAATGCCGCTCTGGTCAAGaatgttgtcgtcgagtATACtgtcagcctcctcctcaa is drawn from Podospora pseudocomata strain CBS 415.72m chromosome 1 map unlocalized CBS415.72m_1, whole genome shotgun sequence and contains these coding sequences:
- a CDS encoding uncharacterized protein (EggNog:ENOG503NZA0; COG:K); protein product: MVSAFPMDNFYRGPLSVDTNHAQKYFEEEADSILDDNILDQSGIDSGFENSPSMTDSRRDSFAVAPSLFSPKTESWQQVDMQAVPSNNPFFDAQSNNPFLQMDRGQHAVYANQTWPMTSSGSATPQMQTFDGLPAEYDSAPMNMFPKPSPFQVQATPFGNPGPQPAMFQQLPQSMPTSPQKDVWMAHDVKSQALKRPRPASPLIRSHNDLRRGDGIRKKNARFDIPAERNLTNIDQLIAQSTDEQEIKELKQQKRLLRNRQAALDSRQRKKLHTERLEDEKKHFTEVISSLEDTIADLQRELEKLSMEKQDYQTYAHNLERERDELISKHTIESGELRKKIGVLTNHVQSMEGATSNAPGFPGAFNEMDGITMDGSWENMPVFGEFPLEQTAEVKQEMQLVSTKKPEIALPTDAEKPAQPGGLLFMLFLVGAFVLSSRSTPSIPRVSEDVRAASATLLENVLKDAGVSGQAPSGVAAMAPQPSGTSWTQASGSSLPLATPMVDNVAPSMLGEMADALTRPTEQQTNEQIFSLTAAQYNDLTSQDFLPSAGAERTTSQGRRNLAEALANMRNANKQSAAEVYTRSLLWDQVPSDVVRSFAKMIAESNSAQASSGNDRS